A segment of the Arachis hypogaea cultivar Tifrunner chromosome 5, arahy.Tifrunner.gnm2.J5K5, whole genome shotgun sequence genome:
tttaggttgtgagtccaaccatattctagctctgtctcttacagcaaaagggaatagcataagtctgtagacctcagggtcaaccccattgatcttgacagtgtcacagatttgcaagaattcagctaaaaactgatgaggatcttccaatggaagtccatgcaagcaattctgttgcattagagaaactaattgaggcttaagctcaaagttgtttgctccaatggcaaggatagagatgcttctcccatagaagtcgggagtaggtgctgtaaaatcacccagcaccttccttgcattgttggcattgttgttgttttcggctgccatgtcttcttctttgaagatttctgttaggtcctctacagagagttgtgctttaacttctcttagtttttgcttcaaggtcctttcaggttcagggtcagcctcaacaagaatactttttgtctttgctcctgctcatatgaaagagaagagaacaagaaaatatggaatcctctatgtcacagtatagtgattccttgaggtgtcagaggaatagaaggaggggGTAGAAGAattaggatgtgagaagaagggaagaattttcaaaaataagttaaaagattttgaaaaagaattttgaaaattgattgatgattttcgaaaactaagagtgggaaaaaaattaagtgatttttgaaaaagattttgaaattagaaatcaaaaagatatgattgaaaacttattttgaaaaagatgtgattaaaaagatatgattcaaaaagatatgattgagaagatatgatttgaaaaagatttgattttgaaaaattatgaaaagttgaaaaaaatatgtattgaaaacaaaatcttccctcttgtgccatcttggcgttaaacgcccagaatggtatacattctggtgtttaacgcccaaaatgctacccttttgggcgttaaacgcccagccaggtgccctggttggcgtttaaatgccagttttccttctttactgggcattttgaacgccgagctttttctgtgtaattcctctgccgtatgttttgaatcttcaattctctgtattattgacttgaaaagacacaaattaaaattttggatttttaatgatgaggaaaaatcaaaatgcaactaaaataaaataaacaatgcatgcaagataccaaacttagaagtttgtatactactgacactaacaaattgagaatgcatatgagaaacaacaaaacacacaaaacaagagaatttaaagatcagagcaagtaaatcatcaagaacaacttgaagatcaatgaagacacatgataaatgcaagaagaacagaaatatgcaattgacaccaaacttaaaatgagacactagactcaaacaagaaacataaaatatttttggtttttatgattttgtaatttttttggatttttttttcaaaaattatatggaaaagaaaataaagagattcaaaatttttaataaaaattccaggaatcatgcaaagttagtctaaagctttatctaaaggaattagacatggctagccaagcttcagcaggacattacattcaagagctaaattgatgaagatcaatcagctttggtgatgatgagaacatcaccttgaaacactagaattcattcttaaaaattatgaaaaatacccaatctaagcaacaagatgaaccgtcagttgtccaaactcaaacaatccccggcaacggcgccaaaaacttggtgcatgaaattgtgatcatcaatagcgccatcaacatggtacgcacaattgcaatctcaactctttatcacaacttcgcacaactaaccagcaagtgcactgggtcgtccaagtaataaaccttacgcgagtaaaggtcgatcccacagagattgttggtatgaagcaagctatggtcatcttgtaaatctcagtcaggcagattcaaatggttatagatgatttatgaataaagtataaaataaagataagcgtatggagatgctttgtcccttccgtctctctgctttcctactgtcttcatccaatccttcttactcctttccatggcaagctatatcttgggcatcaccgttgtcaatggctacagtcccgtcctctaagtgaaaatgttcaacgcgctctgtcacagcacggctattcagctgtcggttctcgatcatgtcggaatagaatgcagtgattcttttgcgtctgtcactaacgccccacaatcgcgagtttgaagctcgtcactgtcattcaatcctcgaatcctactcagaataccacagacaaggtgtagaccttccagattctcttgaatgccaccatcaattctagcttataccacgaagattctgattaaggagcccaagagatatccactcaatctaaggtagaacggaggtggttgtcaggcacacattcataggtgagaatgatgatgagtgtcatggatcatcacgttcatcaagttgaggaacaagtgatatcttagaacaagaataagctgaattgaatagaagaacaatagtaattgcatttatactcgaggtacaacagagctccacaccttaatctatggtgtgtagaaactccaccgttgaaaatacataagaacaaggtctaggcatggccgagaggccagcccccatgatctatgatagcataagactactcaaagatagctaccaagatgtctaatacaatagcaaaaggtcctatttgtagagaactagtagcttagggtttacaaagatgagtaaatgatataaaaatctacttccgggcccacttggtgtgtgcttgggctaagcattgaagcatttttgtgtagagactcttcttggagttaaacgctagcttttgtgccagtttgggcgtttaactcccattcctgtgccagttccggcgttttacgccagaattcttgagttaacttggaacgcctgtttgggccatcaaatctagggcaaagtatgaactattatacattgctggaaagcccaggatgtgtacgttccaacgcagttgagaacgcaccaattgggcttctgtagctctagaaaattcacttcgagtgcaggaaggtcagaatccaacagcatctgctgtccttttcagcctctgaatcagatttttgctcaggtccctcaatttcagccagaaaatacctgaaatcacagaaaaacacacaaacttatagtaaagtccagaaaagtgaattttaaataagaactaataaaaatataataaaaactaactaaaacatactaaaaacatactaaaaacaatgccaaaaagcgtataaattatccgctcatcaatagttgTGCTATAATTAATCACAAGTCTTACACCAagcaatcaaataaaataataagggatGTATGCAGAAGCAACAATGAAATGTTCTTATCGTGTGATAATTATCATGGTCAATCATCCAATCTTCCAAATGGATTCTGCTATGATTCCAATTCTAGAACTATATGAACATGAAGGTAATATAACTTTTAGAATATTAAGTAATTTATCAAATTTCAGTTTAGGTAGTATCAGTGTTATTGTTttatattatgttatatatttattgcAGAAGAAGATGCCTTCGACGACATTAATCTGGGAAGCAATTTCTCTATGGATTTTGACGACAATGACTTTATAGGTAAAAGTTTTAATATTCATTTTAATTACTACAGTTCACATTTTTTTATGCATAAGTTGTTATTCATGagttctaattaaatttattgtcTATATATATACTCACACGAATTATCAGATGAAGAAGGTGTTACCCCACTCGAAAGTGACGAGTTAGTTCTTAATGAGGAAGGTAGTAATTATTTTGCTTGCAAAATCTTTAGCCAGCTATAGATAATTAGAATTACTcagttttttgttttgttttatagcCATATATTTATTAACTTTTTAAGatacattttatatttttttaattgtcaatacttttttttatcttttcaaagcTTTCTGGGATGCTGGTGATCCTTCTCATACATGTATATATTTTAAAGCTTTGATGTGGGACCATGAAAAACACTCAAAGAGTATTAATAGTGCCACTCCCCATTTTGGTTTGTGTTGTATGGATGGGAAAGTTGAGTTTCCCTTATTGAAACAAGCTCCAAAAAATCTTCAGCGGCTCCATTGTTTAGATGATGCAAAGGGTCGATACTTTCGAAAAAATATTAGCGCATTTAATTCAATGTTCTCATTCACATCAATGGCTAGTAAGATTAATCATCAAATTAACAATGGGTCTGCTCCTCCATCTTTTAGTTTGAGTGGCCAGAACTATCACTCTATTGGAAGTCTCATTCCGCAAGTGAATGAGAAATCAAAATTTGCACAACTCTACATATATGATACTGACAACAAGGTTCAAAACGTGCTATTCGGTAAGTTAAGAACTATTTACACTAAGGGGACACCTTATATCGTTAAATTTACTCATTAGTGCTTATTCAAATGTTGTTTGCAtcatttttcagttttttttctttGCAAGCCATTAGCTTTGGTTAGTAATCTCGAAGTTGAGATTGTTggtatagtaaaaaaaaattagatgataATAATCCTTTGCCAAAGTCATTCCAATATGCTAGGGATAGATTCACTGAGCCACATTCTATTAACATGAAGTTAAAATTGATTAGGCAAAGGGAAAAGGATGGTCGATGATACAACTTGCCTACTGCATCAGAAGTTTCAGCATTGGTAGTTGGTGACATCGATAAATCTTTATTGGAGAGAGATATTGTACTTGAAACTAATTCGAACAGCTAAAGAGAATTGATGTTatctggtgcacggaattgtgactcacacttttcacaactccggtacaactaaccagcaagtgcactgggtcgtccaagtaataaactttacatgagtaagggtcaatcccatggagattgccggcttgaagcaagctatggtcatcctgtaaatcttagtcaggcggattcaattggttatgagttttgataattgaaagataaataaaatgtaaattaaaattagaatacttatgtaattcattggtgggaatttcagataagcgtttggagatgctttgttgcttctgaatctctgctttacaattgtcttcatccaatcatgcgtgctcctttccatggcaagttgtatgttggtggatcaccgttgttaatggctaccatccgtcctctcaatgaaaatggtccagctacaatttttgtacggctaatcaattgtcggatttcttgtctcggatgaaaaatactaggcacagataccgcacggctaatcatctgtcagttctcacttgtgtcggaataggatctctctatccttttgcatactgtcactacgcccaacattcgtgagtttgaagctcgtcacagtcatcccgtcccagaacctactcggaataccacatacaaggtttagactttctgaatctcaggaatactgccaattggttctagcctataccacaaaggttctaacctctcgaactcggtccgtggattagagacccaagagactatacacCGGCTGTTGATAGCGAGAATTGCATTGGttaggaatttctcttatagaaagaagaatttcattgtaagcatagctccaaaccaacaaacaaatctcacatcaaattaaatttttggttgtcacaaagaacaaaccccaaatgaaaattaaccgaagtatttagactccgggacatctcacaaggaattacaatgaagtgctcaattattggctatgaaggatgtaaggggggttttgattgataagagggcaagaaattaaatgacaaggaaagtaaatcaagcaaataactaaagaaagcaagtaataaggagagacattcatggcaagaattgagatcataggctttctatcatagtcatacaatgattaattcatcttatttagtcaactccaacaaatggaagaaggtatcttgttatcttcacatagggagaatgtcaaacaagactaatcaatcatatcacaataataacaagaattatctcatttcgtcatctccaatatTGGAAGAAGGTACCACATTATCTTCcataagagaaagtcaaacaagactagttaacctcaatccaaatgtactaatcaactcactaatagaattagcaaaagattagagtcaatggaattcatattaactaataactctagatcaccaacattagttgggtattcatgactcaagattgcctaattactctttccaagccaagaatgctcaaagtctactctaaaacccaacaaagcattttgtcaaacacttggtgggtgtacaaggaaagcataataaatgtgcaagaataataaatctaccaactaccaatagcaaggaaagtaaattcacaattcaatcatcaataaaggaaacatcaaacatcaaattgcattaaatgttaaGCAAATCCAACATAGAacattcatgaacataaaagagacaagaaagtaaaattaacactacaaaccatgagaatgaaagagtagaagcaagaattcataaaggaaATGAGATGAAAACATGagattaaacctagatctagaagagattaacctaacctaacctaattctagagagaatagggagcttctctctatagaaactaacctacatgatgctatactaccaaacaattgctcccccttgcccaagattcaattctgcatgaaatagtatcagaaatgagttggattgggcccaaaatgggcTGCAAAACTCGCTGGCCACGATTTCTCTTTAATGAACCACGTGCTCCATCGGCACACGCGCGTGAGGTGCGCGTGCACGCTcctttatatcatttcgaagccccggatgttagctttccaacgcaactagaaccatctcatttggacctttgtagctcaagttatggtccattgagtgcgaagaggtcaggctcgacagctttacggttccttcatttcttcatgagttctcccactttgcatgcttttctgctgacttcttccatctaatacttgccttatgaacctgagatcactcaacaaacatatcaaggcatcgaatagaattaaagtgaattgaatttagctattttaaggcctaaaaagcatgttttcacacttaagcacaaatctagggagaattacaaaaccatgctatttcatttaataaatgtgagaaaagttgataaaatctcccaaattaaacacaagataaaccacaaaatcggggtttatcagctgTTGTCCAataactacgttgaacatcatgtagaccgcttgtggttgtcaggcacacggatcttggctatgcgagtaacgaagatagtgggtgattgtcccgggtcaccccttcattctgacttaactaaattaagtacgagaATATATCTtgaagaagaagtaagcgtgaattaaaagaaaaacaatagtacttgcattaattcatgaagaacagcagagctccacaccttaatctatgatgtgtagaaactccaccgttggaaaatacataagaaaaaaaggtgtaggcatggctgaatggccagccttcccAAATGTAAAAAATGGCATaagagtgatcaaaagatcaaaatatgatccaaagatatgaaatacaatagtaaaaagtgctatttatactaaactagttactaaggattacagaaaataagtaactaagtgcagatagtgcagaaatccactttcggggcccacttagtgtgtgcttggactgagcattgctttacacgtgcataggctttttttggagttaaacgccagcttggatgccagtttgggcgtttaactccagctctggtgccagtttgggcattttacgccagaaaagagtCTCTTGTTAGTGTTTGAATGccattttgggccatcaaatctcaggaaaagtatgaactattacacattgctggaaagcctaagatgttagctttccagctcaattgagagcacgccaattggatatttgcagctccagaaaaatgcatttgagtgcagggaggtcagaatccaatggcatctgcagtcctttctcagcctctgaatcatatttttgctcagatccctcaatttcagccagaaaatacctgaaattatagaaaaatatacaaactcatagtaaagtccagaaatataatttttgcataaaaataataaaaatataataaaaagtaaataaaacatactaaaaactatgtaaaaataatgccaaaaagtgtataaattatccgctcatcattatccATCCACTGTATTTGGCTCTACAGTGTCATCTTTTTTTCCCATATGGTGAGGATGGATATAGAACTAGAATATTAACAGCTTCTCGATATAATGttcatggtaaaaaaaaaaaagaggaatacaATTAGGATGAGGGAGTTCTTTTCATTTCGACTCCAAATGAGATATACTGAATCAAATATTTTGTTGAGTTCACGTAGGTTATTCCACCAGTTCTTATTTGATGCATATACTATGGTGGAGTCTGAGTGCCTTAGTTACATACGTTTTAACCAACGTAAATTGAGGGTTGAAAAGTACAACTTATTGCATGAATGCTTGGTCAGGGGTGAAGCTAATGCTGTATCAATCGGTCAAAGGGTAATTCTTCTAAGCAGTTTTATTGGTGGACCAAGATACATGTTCAATAACTGCAAAGATGCATTTGCAATTTGCAAGCATTTTGGCTATCCAAGTTTTTCTGTCACTATGACATGCAATCCTGAGTGGGATGAGATAAAGCGTTTACTAAGAGGTACTGGCCTTAAAGCAGAGGATCGTCCTGATATTACATCAAGGATTTTCAAGATTAAGCTAAATAAGTTGATCAGGGATTTTAAGTTTGATGACATTTTTGGAAAGATTTCAGCATGTAAGTCATAatagtttattataaattatactaTAAGTTTTTTAAATAACTACTAATTATACTAAGCCAGTTGTTGTTGTTATATTTTTAGATGTATGTACTATTGAATTTCAGAAGAGAGGCCTTCCTCATGCTCATATTCCTTTGTTCATGCATCCTCTTTTAAGGCCAAGGTCTCCTGATGATATTGAAAGTTGATATCAGCCCAAATACCAGATAAACATATAAGACCTAAATTATATGCTGCTGTTGAGAAATTCATGGTTCATGGTCCATGTGGGAAGCATAACAAGAATAGCCCTTGCATGGTAAACGGGATGTGCTCCAAATATTTCCCAAACAATTCAGAAAACATACTGTTATTGATGAAGCTGGATTTCCAAAGTATTGTAGGCCAGACAACGGATGTACCAGTAACAAAAAGAGTGTtattctttctaactcttttgttCTCCCTTATAACCCAACTTTGTTGTTAAGGTATGGCTGGCACATTAATGTTGAACATACTTGCTAGACTTCTGCAAtcaaatatttatttaagtaTGTTCACAAGGGCAATGATCATGTAATAGCTTCATTTTATCAGACTTTAGATAATGGTCATGTTTCTCCTATTGTAGATGAGATTAAAAACTATTATGATTGTAGATATATATCGGCATGCGAAGCTGCTTTGAGATTATATGGCTATGATATACAGGTGAAAGAGCATGTGGTTATCAGACTTCCATTTCACTTACCAGATGAAAATCCTATTGTTTTTAAGGATTATGAGAATATTCAAGATGTCATTAGCCGTGCTGACATGAAGTTAACAAAATTGCAATCATGGTTTATTGTTAATAAGTTCTTTCCATTCGCCAGGTCTTTGACCTATTGTGAATTTCCGCATAAATTTGTTTGGAAGGATGACATCTCAATGTGGATTCCTAGAAAACAAGGTTTTTCTATTGGTAGATTGACCCATGTACCTAGAGGCAATGGTGAAGATTATTATCTGAGACTTCTTCTAAACATTCAAAAGGGTTGCACCAGCTTTGAAGACTTATGTATTGATGATGGTATTGCACACAGTAGTTTCAAAGAAGCATGTTATGCATTAGGTCTTCTACAAGATGACAATGAATTCATTGATGCTATTATTGAAGCAAGTACATGGGCTTCAACTAACTATGTTCGTGACCTTTTTGTCATGCTTCTAATATCCAATAACATTGCTTTCCCTAATTTTCTCTGGGATAGATGCTATAAAGAATTGTCTGAGGATATCTTATTTGAACAAAGAAGGATTCATCATTTGGAAGGTATTTAGTTTAAACATGAGTGATTTGTatgcttaatttatttttaacgtaATATTTGCACGAGTCTGAAATATGTAGTCATGTATTAACCTTTTTTCTGCCAGATCTTCAATTGTCTGCTGAGAAGATCATGAATTTGACAATTGCAAAGCTTGATGACAGAATGCAAAGTAATGGAAGGTCTCTTAAAGAGTTTAAGTGTATGCCTTACCCGTTATTAGATGATGTAAATGTTTTAGAGGATCGGTTAGTATTGGATGAACTTCATTTTGATCGTTCTTTACTTACTCAACAATATATACAGTCGCTAAACACCATGACAGATGAACAACGCACTACATTTAACATTATCATAGTTCTGTAAATAATGACCGTGTCGGGTTTTTCTTTTTATGTGGTTATAGAGGAACTGGGAAGACATTTATATGGAGGACTCTTTCTACTTATTTAAGAAGTGGTGGGAACATTGTTCTTAATGTTGCTTCAAGTGGCATTACTTCTTTATTACTTCGTAATGGTCGTACTGCTCACTCAAGATTCAAGATACCATTAAGCATAAATGAGGATTCTATTTGCAACATAAAGCAAGGCACTCCTCTTTCTAAGCTGATATGTAAGGCAAAACTTATTATATGGAATGAGGCTCCAATGTTAAGCAAGTATTGTTATGAAGCCCTTGATTTTTGAAAGATATCCTTAGATTTGAACCATCATTTAACGCGGACCTTCCCTTTGGCGGCAAAGTTGTTATACTTGGTGGAGACTTCAGGCAGATTCTTCCAGTAATACCAATGGGCTTGCATCAAGACATAGTGCAAGCATCCACTAGTTCTTCTTATCTATGGCAATTTTGTACAGTCTTAAAGCTTTCAAAGAACATGAGGCTTACTGCTGGAGGTACTATTGAAGTTGATAATGATCTCAAAGAGTTTGCACAATGGTTAATTCAAATTGGCGATGGGTTAGCAGGTGATTCAACAGATGGTGACTCTGAGGTAGTCATCCCTAAAGACATTCTAATTAATGATACTACCTTGAATAAAGAACAATGGCTTACTAAGTGATGGTTCTACCTTGAATGTTGTGTATAGGAAGATTTTTCATAATCTATGACTCggagaattaaattttttatttgtagagAAATCTCTATTTGTATCATTCAATACTATTGATTAGTAAATTGTGGATGACATTTTTAAGTTGAAGTCTTGATATTTTTCATTAGGTAGTTCAATGTTTAATAGGAGATTATTAGGTAACTCTATCCAATGTTGAACCTATTTTTTTGTTGATTCTTTAGCAAATATATGAAATTGTGTTTTTGTTATATAACATGACATGAAAAAACTTTTTACATTAGTAACAAATATTCAAGGaatgatttttagtttttcatttaTGTTGGAAAATTTGTATATGTTAATTTAATTCGATTAAGGGCAGACATTAGGATATTTAAGTATAATTTTGTTTGATTATAACACACACTATATTATGCAAAAATGATGTATTTTGTTAATTCCAATACTAAACATTTCCCGTGCATCGCTGATGAAGGATAAttgtctatcggtaaagaatttcacagatgaaacctcgttgcaagtatagtttctaaaccaacaaataattctcTCATGccaaaatttggttgtcacaagtaacaaaccccaataaaaataataaccgaagtattcaaatctcgggtcgtctctcaaaggaattgcagggaagtattcttgttattggttatgggacaagTATTTCGGGGTTTtgtgataagagacatgaaagataaatggcaataAAGTAAATGAAACACAAAtgtagaaaagctcttggcaaggaatgagaactagaagtcctatcctcattatcatcctcaattgtaACAAGAATTGTCCCATtactccacttagtcaacctctaactatgaaggaaagtcaagtggaagtaatcaatttgattcctcaagccctaatcaactcctaaggaaagactagctttagtgaaattcaaattaactagcaactttcaattattaatcaacaaaagagtttgataactcaagagtctctaattactcaaccaaggccaagagggaaaaaatctactctaacatctttccaagcattttgtcaaacacttggaaggcataaaaggaaagtaaaattaaattgcaaagaaatataaaatctaacactaCCTAATACAagcaatcaacaacaacaatcaaagaaagcacaattaacatgaattacctcaaattgcattaaaagaaaataaaagggacaaGAGTGTATCAATAACAAAgtgaacaaaataaagaaaattacaacaaaagaatagaaaaacAAGATGTAGCAACTAGAAATTGAGAAGGAGGAGTAGATGAGAAAAAGAATTGaagcctagatctaagaagaaattaacctaaacccaatcctaattctagagagaagagagagcttctctctctagaaacctatcCCAAAGCATGacaaaactcaaactaaaactacttctaaactactTGGTAACTCCCTTTTTTTTCATCCCCCTTCAATCCCTGGGTttaatagcattagaaatgagttggattgggcctgggaaacccagaaattgcccccagcagattcactttaagtgggtcacgtgcgagcatcgacgcgtatgcatgtGTCACGCGTACATGTCGCTTGGCAATTTTttgtccatgcgtacgcgtagatcacacgtacgcgtcgccatgcgactttcactttccacgcgtgcgcgtcgatgagttgagtgcatcccaaatccttggttcttcatgatttctccactttacatgcttttctcttcactcatttcatccattcctagcccttttcatcctgaaatcactagcaaacacatcaaggcatatAGTGGAATCAAAGATGAatcaaaattaacaatttaagggcctaaaaagcatgtttttacacttaagcacaatttaggagaaaattatgaaaccatgctatttccttgaataaatatgggaaaagtggataaaaatccacctaaattaagtataaaatgtaccacgaaatagtggtgcatcaaatgacactcatcaccattctcacttatgaacgcatgcctgacaaacacttccgttctacatgaaaataagcttgaatgcatatctcatgggtctctaatcaacgattcacatcgtttCCCCTCTGATAATGGGGCatttgaatctgagattagaactgTTCGTACCCTGGGTCGACatgaccgacccgggatgtttagcgacaaggcgaccgacctcttcaggtcagactatccgacctcttctcaaagagctcggccaaatcaacaggaaagcccaaataaagggcccaaatagaggaacacgacccaaatccagaggcaatcccagcctacagagacaaaggcggttccgttgaagataagctgacctcacccaaagataagata
Coding sequences within it:
- the LOC112803520 gene encoding uncharacterized protein, which encodes MYAEATMKCSYRVIIIMVNHPIFQMDSAMIPILELYEHEEEDAFDDINLGSNFSMDFDDNDFIDEEGVTPLESDELVLNEEAFWDAGDPSHTCIYFKALMWDHEKHSKSINSATPHFGLCCMDGKVEFPLLKQAPKNLQRLHCLDDAKGRYFRKNISAFNSMFSFTSMASKINHQINNGSAPPSFSLSGQNYHSIGSLIPQVNEKSKFAQLYIYDTDNKVQNVLFVFFLCKPLALVSNLEVEIVGKGKRMVDDTTCLLHQKFQHWLFHQFLFDAYTMVESECLSYIRFNQRKLRVEKYNLLHECLVRGEANAVSIGQRVILLSSFIGGPRYMFNNCKDAFAICKHFGYPSFSVTMTCNPEWDEIKRLLRGTGLKAEDRPDITSRIFKIKLNKLIRDFKFDDIFGKISAYKHIRPKLYAAVEKFMVHGPCGKHNKNSPCMVNGMCSKYFPNNSENILLLMKLDFQSIVGQTTDVPTSAIKYLFKYVHKGNDHVIASFYQTLDNGHVSPIVDEIKNYYDCRYISACEAALRLYGYDIQVKEHVVIRLPFHLPDENPIVFKDYENIQDVISRADMKLTKLQSWFIVNKFFPFARSLTYCEFPHKFVWKDDISMWIPRKQGFSIGRLTHVPRGNGEDYYLRLLLNIQKGCTSFEDLCIDDGIAHSSFKEACYALGLLQDDNEFIDAIIEASTWASTNYVRDLFVMLLISNNIAFPNFLWDRCYKELSEDILFEQRRIHHLEDLQLSAEKIMNLTIAKLDDRMQSNGRSLKEFKCMPYPLLDDVNVLEDRSVNNDRVGFFFLCGYRGTGKTFIWRTLSTYLRSGGNIVLNVASSGITSLLLRNGRTAHSRFKIPLSINEDSICNIKQGTPLSKLICKAKLIIWNEAPMLSKFEPSFNADLPFGGKVVILGGDFRQILPVIPMGLHQDIVQASTSSSYLWQFCTVLKLSKNMRLTAGGTIEVDNDLKEFAQWLIQIGDGLAGDSTDGDSEVVIPKDILINDTTLNKEQWLTK